A window of the Bactrocera neohumeralis isolate Rockhampton unplaced genomic scaffold, APGP_CSIRO_Bneo_wtdbg2-racon-allhic-juicebox.fasta_v2 cluster09, whole genome shotgun sequence genome harbors these coding sequences:
- the LOC126764714 gene encoding putative nuclease HARBI1, translating into MLRFELFNILEDEHSHNSRVTNERINYNLDISAVENFRLTRSQIEKILLKIGAHLQYTSKRNMCLNPLQQLLTTLHWLGNGGQYHGIAKMHGVHKSTVCRVIYRVANIVINEFMDVTIRWPEFEENQNIATQFFKIGGFPQVAGCIDGTMIDIDAPNVNEEQFVNRHGNHAINAMMVCGPNFQIYAVNCNWPGSVHDARVLRNSNLFGRFENGFRPFPNAVILGNSAYPLLNWLILPLRNNPTSPHEQLFNRAHKKTRRIIENCFGMTFRHTFVF; encoded by the coding sequence atgctTCGATtcgaactttttaatattttggaagACGAACATTCGCACAATTCGCGTGTTACAAACGAAAGGATCAATTACAATTTGGATATTAGTGCGGTAGAAAATTTTCGGCTAACTCGTagccaaattgaaaaaattttgctaaaaataggAGCGCATCTGCAATACACTAGTAAGCGTAATATGTGCTTAAACCCCCTGCAACAGTTATTAACCACTCTGCACTGGTTAGGTAATGGTGGCCAATATCATGGAATTGCGAAAATGCATGGGGTTCACAAATCAACGGTGTGCAGAGTAATCTATCGAGTGGCAAATATCGTGATAAACGAGTTCATGGACGTAACTATTCGTTGGCCagaatttgaagaaaatcaaaatatcgccacacagttttttaaaattggtgGATTTCCACAAGTCGCAGGGTGCATTGACGGAACGATGATTGATATAGACGCGCCTAACGTTAACGAGGAACAATTTGTGAATAGGCACGGAAATCATGCGATTAATGCAATGATGGTTTGTGGACCTAATTTTCAGATTTATGCCGTAAATTGTAATTGGCCAGGGAGTGTGCACGATGCCAGAGTCCTACGTAATTCTAATTTGTTCGGCAGATTTGAAAACGGATTCCGTCCATTCCCTAATGCCGTAATTTTAGGAAATAGTGCTTATCCGTTACTGAATTGGCTAATTCTTCCTTTGCGAAACAATCCGACGTCGCCACATGAGCAGCTTTTTAATAGAGCGCATAAAAAAACAAGGAggattattgaaaattgtttcggTATGACGTTTAGacatacatttgttttttaa